From Abyssibacter profundi, one genomic window encodes:
- a CDS encoding alkaline phosphatase D family protein, translating to MAPPLNRREFLQTVAVSSAAVGAGAVSGAASAQSEPQFSRQLPGGDWHYPAQADLIPFGHAVASGDPLADRVILWTRITIPDARGWDVTEVPDPQGFSSVAVGWIIATDPELTQIVNSGQVMTDASRDFTVKVDADGLQPATTYWYAFTALGYRSPIGRTRTAPAVGQGITELTIGHVACTSWWQDYFNGYARMGERGDIDLITHAGDHVYEVSGNHMSSRQYPDAEGNPQLRGYEDIDNRAWQSVGECRRRYALYYQDPNLMAAHLGAPFAIMADQHDYDDASDGDTVLISRQQAGEVYHEWCPLRSPIPDGSGQFPAPTGPNTNVPIPRGDDAFYSYRSLPYGDVAEIVLIDIRRHRDDEATEMKILGDRQWQWLQTTLLGAQARGVRHNIIVNQINLSQVGTINTPLYDQYGEALQAGLGIDPRGPEIYTTGWGGYPADRRRLYRWLREQGIVDNIVLSGDSHGWFGSDLTEDPQLPNYVPLTGASLLPPVGVEMVGTSMGRPGAQDVVADELYWAANGGRQAAPFDDAANYDQNYRPAGLAAAIAIETAAKAANPNLIYFNWKAEYGHAMVHLRESEAIIENWVSPQRELSDTAELVAQHRTPRGNPHLQPVLLPAAMVGSRVDPPAPAPAIEPVAAEPVPEAPDEPVDMPAGGHSGPWGLGTAVVLTLAHILRRRLAAGRDGGQERDI from the coding sequence ATGGCCCCGCCTCTGAATCGTCGTGAGTTTCTACAAACCGTCGCCGTCTCCTCCGCAGCAGTGGGTGCGGGCGCGGTGTCTGGTGCGGCCAGCGCGCAATCCGAGCCCCAGTTCTCCCGCCAGCTGCCCGGCGGCGATTGGCACTACCCGGCCCAGGCTGACCTCATCCCGTTTGGGCATGCCGTGGCCTCGGGCGACCCGCTGGCGGACCGGGTGATTCTGTGGACGCGGATCACCATTCCTGATGCGCGAGGCTGGGATGTCACCGAGGTGCCGGATCCACAGGGTTTTTCCAGTGTGGCCGTGGGCTGGATCATCGCGACAGACCCGGAGCTGACACAGATCGTGAACAGCGGGCAGGTGATGACCGATGCGTCGCGGGACTTCACGGTCAAGGTGGATGCCGATGGTCTGCAGCCGGCCACGACGTATTGGTACGCGTTCACCGCCCTGGGCTATCGGTCTCCCATCGGCCGCACGCGAACCGCACCGGCGGTCGGGCAGGGCATCACCGAACTGACCATCGGCCATGTGGCCTGCACCTCCTGGTGGCAGGACTACTTCAATGGCTATGCCCGGATGGGTGAGCGCGGCGATATCGACCTGATCACGCATGCCGGTGACCACGTCTATGAAGTCTCGGGCAATCACATGTCCAGCCGGCAGTACCCGGATGCCGAGGGCAATCCGCAGCTGCGCGGCTATGAGGACATCGACAACCGCGCCTGGCAATCCGTCGGAGAATGCCGTCGCCGCTACGCGCTGTACTACCAGGATCCCAACCTGATGGCGGCGCACCTGGGTGCCCCGTTCGCCATCATGGCCGACCAGCATGATTACGATGACGCCAGCGATGGCGACACCGTCCTGATCTCCCGCCAGCAAGCCGGCGAGGTGTATCACGAGTGGTGCCCGTTACGTTCACCGATTCCGGATGGCTCCGGGCAGTTTCCGGCGCCAACGGGTCCGAATACCAATGTGCCTATCCCGCGCGGGGACGATGCGTTCTACAGCTACCGCTCGTTGCCGTATGGGGATGTTGCCGAGATCGTGCTCATCGACATCCGTCGCCACCGTGACGACGAGGCGACCGAGATGAAGATTCTCGGCGACCGCCAATGGCAGTGGCTGCAGACAACGCTGCTCGGGGCGCAGGCGCGTGGAGTGCGACACAACATCATCGTCAACCAGATCAATCTGTCGCAGGTCGGCACCATTAACACGCCGCTTTACGACCAGTACGGCGAGGCCCTGCAGGCGGGGCTGGGCATCGATCCTCGCGGACCGGAGATCTATACCACCGGCTGGGGCGGATACCCGGCTGACCGGCGTCGACTGTACCGCTGGCTGCGGGAGCAGGGCATTGTCGACAACATCGTGCTGTCCGGGGACTCCCACGGCTGGTTTGGCAGCGACCTCACCGAAGACCCACAGCTGCCGAACTACGTTCCGCTCACGGGCGCCAGCCTGCTGCCGCCCGTGGGGGTGGAGATGGTCGGCACGTCGATGGGGCGGCCCGGGGCACAGGATGTGGTCGCCGACGAGTTGTACTGGGCGGCCAACGGTGGGCGACAGGCAGCGCCATTTGATGATGCCGCCAACTATGATCAGAACTACCGGCCGGCCGGGTTGGCAGCGGCCATCGCCATCGAAACAGCGGCCAAGGCCGCCAACCCGAACCTGATCTACTTCAACTGGAAGGCCGAATACGGACACGCCATGGTTCACCTGCGCGAGTCCGAGGCCATCATCGAAAACTGGGTTTCGCCACAACGCGAGTTGAGCGACACGGCGGAGCTGGTCGCTCAGCACCGGACGCCCCGTGGTAACCCGCATTTGCAACCGGTGTTGCTGCCGGCGGCCATGGTGGGGAGCCGTGTCGACCCACCGGCGCCTGCGCCGGCCATTGAGCCGGTTGCCGCGGAGCCGGTCCCAGAGGCACCCGATGAGCCCGTCGACATGCCAGCCGGCGGTCATTCAGGCCCCTGGGGCCTGGGCACCGCAGTGGTGCTGACGCTGGCCCACATTCTTCGCCGCCGACTGGCGGCGGGGCGCGACGGCGGTCAAGAACGCGACATCTGA
- the roxC gene encoding putative rubber dioxygenase RoxC, whose protein sequence is MTIRCERLAAWCTTVALACGLAACAGDYSGETEPMPPAAGGGESGGDHFAAQVQPRLDYCRTCHVPGGVADTDEGRRLLLAPGGAGDRDRIHAAWVAMGEGVEGHPLLTEPGDPAEPHSGGKPWPAGSAGHVAMRTLLDCFEAGTDCISTGEPTPHESLPLLGSKRAAHVWEEFCADQPDDAVLPPDPRSQIVAGANAGRAVFFNAYWEDCHVNAPASEQAPTTCGQYRSRRDRGYHFLTEELPMPAMSAAEFNNSWQAWGLDARPDDFDALYALRYGLNPAPFDNPYPLPGEDPNATGGGSGQLPLGLRQLKDDTGNWTGEIGTAACFLCHGGELGSPDAEGASLGLASLGLGNNNYDPIMIGRDGMPWAQAEYVADVLPPLDVNTLFNIGIKQRGQNNAVGAFEFLNTVLDLDSLGLNPDPLKFVTPYGVQGVVDTSHPLAHTQDTPPWWNMSVRPRKFFDAGVSNDSTRIIMAAGPGEFGELFSQSGEPYRTRIEAWDQDLEAFFLSRQSPPWPGEINVALAEQGAVLFHAKDLWAEPGNAEAPAPLGGNGSCASCHGAYSPRFVHDPAYLETPDWEGMAAHISPLDVIGTDPARSDMLTDSLRVGWDTTFWGYPEGVPGYVAPEDKDPLTEAGDDLLPDRPVGVCGWEKGVIGYQAPPLYGVWATAPYFHNGSVPTLEQVLDSTQRPAIWQRQLQQRGPVIGFDQSPERAYDFDAVGWKHAVLGCSDMPGSLLHNCGPVGDEGPSMTQLLQNLLNSTVSWAGLLNIPDPTPGAIDKRLVYDTRILGNGQQGHHFTDVLTPAERAAIIEYLKTL, encoded by the coding sequence ATGACGATCCGATGCGAACGTCTGGCTGCGTGGTGTACGACCGTGGCCCTGGCTTGCGGGCTGGCCGCCTGTGCCGGCGACTACTCGGGCGAGACCGAGCCCATGCCACCGGCTGCCGGGGGTGGGGAGTCCGGCGGTGACCATTTCGCCGCGCAGGTCCAGCCCAGACTCGACTATTGCCGAACCTGCCATGTCCCGGGCGGTGTGGCAGATACCGATGAAGGCCGACGACTGCTATTGGCGCCCGGCGGTGCCGGAGACCGGGATCGCATCCATGCGGCCTGGGTGGCCATGGGCGAAGGGGTGGAGGGGCATCCGCTGCTCACCGAGCCTGGCGACCCGGCCGAGCCCCACAGCGGCGGCAAACCCTGGCCGGCCGGCAGTGCCGGCCATGTGGCCATGCGAACCCTGCTGGATTGCTTTGAGGCGGGCACCGATTGCATCAGCACGGGCGAGCCAACGCCGCATGAATCCCTGCCGCTGCTGGGGAGCAAGCGGGCGGCCCACGTGTGGGAAGAGTTCTGTGCGGATCAGCCGGACGACGCCGTCCTTCCACCGGATCCACGATCGCAAATTGTGGCCGGCGCCAATGCTGGCCGTGCCGTGTTCTTCAATGCTTACTGGGAGGACTGCCACGTCAATGCGCCGGCCTCTGAGCAAGCCCCAACCACCTGCGGCCAGTACCGCAGCCGGCGCGACCGCGGGTATCACTTCCTGACGGAAGAACTCCCCATGCCGGCGATGTCCGCCGCCGAGTTCAACAACAGCTGGCAGGCCTGGGGGCTGGATGCTCGCCCCGATGATTTCGATGCGCTTTACGCACTGCGCTACGGTCTCAACCCGGCCCCATTCGATAACCCTTACCCACTGCCAGGCGAGGACCCCAACGCGACGGGCGGCGGCTCGGGTCAACTGCCATTGGGCTTGCGGCAATTGAAAGATGACACCGGCAATTGGACTGGCGAGATCGGTACGGCGGCCTGTTTCCTCTGCCACGGGGGTGAGTTGGGCTCGCCCGATGCCGAGGGCGCCTCACTGGGCCTCGCCAGTCTGGGGCTGGGCAACAACAACTACGACCCCATCATGATTGGCCGTGACGGCATGCCTTGGGCGCAGGCCGAGTATGTGGCGGATGTGCTACCGCCGCTGGATGTGAACACGTTGTTCAATATCGGCATCAAGCAACGGGGGCAGAACAATGCCGTCGGGGCGTTCGAGTTTCTGAATACGGTGCTGGACCTCGACAGCCTGGGCCTGAACCCCGACCCCCTCAAATTCGTGACGCCATACGGCGTGCAGGGCGTCGTCGATACCTCGCATCCACTGGCACATACGCAGGACACCCCCCCGTGGTGGAACATGAGCGTGCGGCCTCGCAAGTTCTTTGACGCCGGCGTGTCCAACGACTCCACGCGCATCATTATGGCGGCGGGGCCGGGCGAGTTCGGCGAACTGTTCTCCCAATCCGGGGAGCCCTACCGGACTCGCATCGAAGCCTGGGATCAGGACCTCGAGGCATTCTTTCTGTCGCGTCAGTCGCCGCCCTGGCCGGGTGAGATCAATGTCGCCCTGGCCGAGCAGGGCGCCGTGCTGTTCCACGCCAAGGACCTGTGGGCCGAGCCGGGCAATGCCGAAGCGCCGGCACCCCTGGGGGGTAATGGCTCCTGTGCATCTTGTCATGGGGCGTATTCGCCACGTTTTGTGCACGACCCCGCCTATCTCGAAACGCCGGACTGGGAAGGCATGGCCGCGCATATTTCCCCCCTGGACGTCATCGGTACCGACCCGGCGCGTTCTGACATGCTGACCGACAGCTTGCGTGTTGGTTGGGACACGACATTCTGGGGTTACCCGGAGGGTGTGCCCGGCTACGTGGCACCCGAAGACAAGGATCCGCTCACCGAGGCCGGCGATGATTTATTGCCTGATCGCCCCGTCGGCGTCTGTGGTTGGGAGAAGGGCGTCATCGGCTATCAGGCACCGCCCCTGTACGGCGTCTGGGCCACGGCTCCTTACTTCCACAATGGGTCGGTTCCGACCCTGGAGCAGGTGCTCGATTCAACGCAGCGACCGGCGATCTGGCAGCGTCAGCTTCAGCAGCGCGGACCCGTCATCGGCTTCGATCAGTCGCCGGAGCGTGCCTACGACTTCGATGCCGTGGGTTGGAAACACGCAGTACTCGGTTGTTCGGACATGCCGGGGTCGCTGCTGCACAACTGTGGACCGGTCGGCGATGAAGGGCCGTCGATGACCCAGCTGCTCCAGAATCTGCTCAACAGCACGGTCAGCTGGGCGGGATTGTTGAATATTCCCGACCCCACGCCCGGCGCCATCGACAAGCGTCTGGTCTACGACACGCGCATTCTCGGCAACGGACAACAGGGGCACCACTTTACGGACGTGCTCACCCCCGCCGAGCGCGCCGCGATTATCGAGTACCTCAAGACGCTTTAG
- a CDS encoding methylated-DNA--[protein]-cysteine S-methyltransferase: MIQSAQCDYDSPLGRLRLVSNGRALIELRMDAEGLPPVATRRSDAVLDQAVQQLDAYFAGVGEGFTVPVAAPGTDFQRRVWTALQQIDYGQTCSYGRLAAQLGRPTASRAVGMANGRNPIAIIVPCHRVIGADGRLTGYAGGLDRKRWLLRHEGVPVA, encoded by the coding sequence ATGATTCAGTCCGCACAATGCGACTACGACAGCCCTTTGGGCCGCCTGCGCCTGGTGAGCAATGGCCGCGCGCTGATCGAGCTTCGGATGGATGCCGAGGGCCTGCCGCCTGTTGCTACCCGACGAAGCGACGCCGTGCTCGATCAGGCCGTGCAACAGCTCGATGCGTACTTTGCTGGGGTCGGGGAGGGCTTTACGGTGCCCGTGGCGGCGCCAGGGACGGACTTTCAGCGACGCGTCTGGACAGCTTTGCAGCAGATCGACTACGGGCAAACCTGTAGCTACGGCAGGCTGGCCGCCCAGCTCGGCCGGCCCACCGCCTCGCGCGCGGTCGGGATGGCCAATGGTCGCAATCCGATTGCGATTATCGTGCCCTGTCATCGTGTGATCGGTGCTGATGGCCGTCTGACGGGCTACGCCGGTGGCCTGGACCGCAAGCGCTGGCTGCTCCGGCACGAGGGTGTGCCTGTCGCCTAG
- a CDS encoding DNA-3-methyladenine glycosylase 2, with protein MELHPDICYAALSARDRRFDGVFYVGVSTTGIFCRPVCTARLPRQDRCTFYSNAAAAEAAGFRPCLRCRPELAPGTARVDAVSRVARMAFDRIEAGELTDRSLSDLAADLGVSARQLRRVVEQTYGVTPVQLAQTRRLLLAKQLIADTQLSMADIAFAAGFSSVRRFNHLFRDRYGLQPSAMRRGRRQSDQQGLELRLGYRPPLDWAGLSGFLASRGAPAVEQVADGEYRRTVRLDERVGWLAARPAKGQRPELLLRVSESLVPALTPLLARARQLFDLDADPAPIDAQLRDDPLLGPCVASAPGLRIPGGLSGFEVALRAILGQQISVRAATTLYGRFAERFGTIIETPWPTLERTPPAAETVAEASLQSLIDLGLPARRAQTIQQVAQAVSQGQLRLDPSAAAQETMDALQAIPGIGPWTVQYLAMRVLGQPDAWPASDLGLMKAAGCSTPKALEQQAEVWRPWRSYAAMHLWQSLTRTP; from the coding sequence ATGGAGCTGCACCCCGACATTTGCTATGCCGCGCTAAGCGCCCGGGACCGGCGCTTCGATGGGGTGTTTTATGTGGGGGTATCGACCACCGGCATCTTCTGCCGGCCGGTTTGCACGGCGCGGCTGCCGCGACAGGACCGCTGTACGTTTTACTCGAACGCGGCGGCGGCCGAAGCCGCGGGCTTTCGACCCTGTCTGCGTTGTCGGCCTGAGTTGGCGCCTGGGACAGCGCGCGTGGATGCGGTATCGCGCGTCGCCCGTATGGCTTTCGATCGCATCGAAGCCGGCGAGTTGACGGACCGCAGTCTCAGCGATCTGGCGGCAGATCTGGGCGTGAGTGCCCGTCAGCTGCGTCGTGTGGTGGAGCAAACCTATGGGGTCACGCCGGTACAGCTCGCACAAACGCGCCGCTTGCTGTTGGCCAAGCAGTTGATAGCCGACACGCAGCTATCGATGGCGGATATCGCGTTCGCGGCCGGATTTTCCAGCGTGCGGCGATTCAACCACCTGTTTCGCGACCGTTATGGCTTGCAGCCCAGCGCCATGCGGCGCGGACGGCGCCAGTCGGATCAGCAGGGCCTCGAACTCCGATTGGGCTATCGCCCACCGTTGGACTGGGCAGGGCTGTCCGGTTTTCTGGCCAGCCGAGGGGCACCGGCCGTGGAGCAAGTGGCCGACGGCGAGTACCGCCGCACGGTGCGGTTGGATGAGCGCGTGGGATGGCTGGCGGCAAGACCGGCCAAGGGGCAGCGGCCTGAACTGCTGCTGCGTGTGTCCGAGTCGCTGGTGCCCGCGCTAACCCCGCTGTTGGCCCGCGCCAGACAGCTGTTCGATCTGGACGCCGACCCGGCGCCAATTGACGCACAGCTGCGTGACGACCCGCTGCTCGGCCCCTGTGTGGCTTCGGCGCCCGGCCTGCGAATTCCTGGCGGGCTGTCCGGGTTTGAGGTCGCGCTGCGGGCGATCCTCGGGCAGCAAATCTCTGTTCGCGCCGCGACCACCCTCTACGGCCGTTTCGCCGAGCGCTTCGGGACGATTATCGAGACCCCCTGGCCGACCCTGGAGCGAACGCCGCCTGCGGCAGAGACAGTTGCCGAAGCTTCTTTGCAGTCGCTAATTGACCTGGGGCTGCCCGCCCGGCGGGCACAGACGATTCAGCAGGTCGCGCAGGCGGTCTCGCAAGGTCAGTTGCGATTGGATCCCAGCGCGGCCGCCCAGGAGACGATGGACGCCCTGCAAGCCATACCCGGTATCGGTCCCTGGACCGTGCAGTATCTGGCGATGCGCGTGCTCGGTCAGCCGGACGCATGGCCGGCGTCTGATCTGGGTCTGATGAAAGCGGCTGGATGTTCCACACCCAAGGCGTTGGAGCAGCAGGCCGAGGTCTGGCGGCCCTGGCGCAGCTACGCCGCCATGCACTTGTGGCAATCACTGACGAGGACACCATGA
- a CDS encoding queuosine precursor transporter, which yields MSGPQTPPRAFRYYDFCLVGMVAVLLCSNLIGPAKVCAVTLPVIGLVSFGAGNLFFPISYIFGDILTEVYGYARARRAIWAGFAALIFASVMAWVVIHMPTADTAYNQTLQPALEVAFGTTGRIVLASIIAYWVGDFVNSYVLARMKIWTGGRWLWTRTIGSTVLGQGIDSLIFYPLAFYGLWASDTLLLVMLFNFLFKVGVEVLLTPVTYAVIGWLKRKEGIDTYDTSTRFTPFSLRDEGERRQPPPG from the coding sequence ATGTCCGGACCCCAAACGCCGCCGAGGGCATTTCGCTATTACGACTTCTGCCTGGTGGGCATGGTCGCCGTGCTGCTCTGCTCCAATCTCATCGGCCCCGCCAAGGTCTGCGCCGTGACGCTGCCCGTCATTGGCCTGGTGAGCTTTGGCGCCGGCAATCTGTTCTTCCCGATTAGCTACATCTTTGGCGACATCCTGACCGAAGTCTACGGCTATGCTCGGGCACGGCGTGCCATCTGGGCCGGGTTCGCGGCGCTGATCTTCGCCAGCGTCATGGCCTGGGTGGTCATCCACATGCCCACGGCTGACACCGCGTACAACCAGACCCTGCAGCCCGCGCTGGAAGTCGCCTTCGGCACCACCGGACGCATCGTGCTGGCGAGCATCATCGCCTACTGGGTCGGGGATTTCGTCAACTCCTACGTCCTGGCTCGAATGAAAATCTGGACGGGTGGACGCTGGCTGTGGACGCGCACCATCGGGTCGACCGTGCTGGGCCAGGGCATTGATTCGCTGATTTTCTATCCGCTGGCGTTCTACGGCCTGTGGGCTTCGGACACCTTGTTGCTGGTCATGCTGTTCAACTTTCTGTTCAAGGTCGGCGTTGAGGTGCTGCTCACCCCGGTGACCTACGCCGTCATCGGCTGGCTGAAGCGCAAGGAAGGCATCGACACCTACGACACCAGCACGCGATTCACACCCTTCTCCCTGCGCGATGAGGGTGAGCGCCGCCAACCGCCGCCTGGCTGA
- a CDS encoding AraC family transcriptional regulator: MTASSDRPVGDTAVGDAAASRSIVSVQLLVRLAQDYGVDGRTCLQHTGLSSDDLADAHRLIDPAQELQVATNLVEALPDHPTLGLEAGKRYHLGIYGVWGFALATAPTPRALADIALRYLDLSFAFVRFKLALDQGTASVTLDDQAIPAPVRPFMLQRDFAAMVNALTEVMPGARPFQRIDLALASPQDTTAYEALCGQRPRFGQPRHRITFMDGFLDQALPRGDALIARACEDHCRRLLDRQRQRNGLAAQVRDRLLRTPHRMPSLVRVAEELHLSERSLRRHLQAEDTCFRALADEVRKALAIELLTKAGLKLDEIAGRLGYADAGSFIHAFKRWTGESPTQFRRQFWKD; encoded by the coding sequence ATGACGGCCAGCAGTGACAGGCCCGTCGGGGACACCGCGGTCGGCGATGCGGCCGCCAGCCGCAGCATTGTCAGCGTGCAGCTGCTGGTGCGACTGGCCCAGGATTACGGAGTCGATGGCCGCACCTGCCTGCAACACACCGGTCTGAGCAGCGACGATCTGGCCGATGCCCACCGACTCATTGACCCAGCACAGGAACTCCAGGTGGCCACCAATCTGGTCGAGGCCCTACCCGACCACCCGACCCTGGGGCTCGAAGCGGGCAAGCGCTACCACCTCGGCATCTACGGCGTTTGGGGATTTGCCCTGGCCACCGCCCCGACGCCCCGAGCGCTGGCGGACATCGCCCTGCGCTACCTGGACCTCAGCTTTGCCTTCGTCCGCTTCAAGCTGGCGCTGGACCAGGGCACGGCCAGCGTCACCCTGGATGATCAGGCCATTCCGGCACCCGTGCGCCCATTCATGCTGCAGCGGGATTTCGCGGCGATGGTCAATGCGCTCACCGAAGTCATGCCAGGCGCTCGACCGTTTCAGCGCATCGACCTCGCACTGGCGAGTCCGCAGGACACCACGGCCTACGAGGCGCTTTGCGGGCAGCGTCCCCGATTCGGACAGCCCCGACATCGCATTACCTTCATGGATGGGTTTCTGGATCAGGCCCTGCCGCGTGGCGATGCGCTCATCGCCCGGGCGTGCGAAGACCACTGCCGACGACTGCTCGACCGCCAGCGACAGCGCAACGGCTTGGCAGCCCAGGTCCGCGACCGCCTGCTGCGTACGCCGCACCGCATGCCCAGCCTTGTAAGGGTCGCCGAGGAGCTACACCTGTCGGAGCGCAGCCTGCGCCGACATCTGCAGGCCGAGGACACCTGCTTTCGCGCCCTGGCCGACGAGGTCCGCAAGGCGCTGGCCATCGAGCTGCTGACCAAGGCCGGCCTGAAGCTGGACGAGATTGCCGGCCGCCTGGGCTATGCCGATGCCGGGAGTTTCATCCACGCGTTTAAACGCTGGACGGGGGAATCACCGACCCAGTTCCGACGCCAGTTCTGGAAGGACTAA
- a CDS encoding flavin-containing monooxygenase, which produces MSTTHVDVLVIGAGLSGVGMACHIARQCSGLSYALVERRERLGGTWDLFRYPGIRSDSDMFSFGYKFRPWHALKVLADGPSIRQYIGETAREYGVDDHIHYGLQTRSANWDSAARRWTVESVNEATGETQTFVCRVLLPCTGYYSYDQGYMPDFPGADQFKGELFHPQHWPEDLDYSGKRVVVIGSGATSVTLVPSMAGKAAHVTMLQRSPSYIFSVPGFDALSERLGKLLPDSLVYGMARKRNIVVQRWMYKAAKRWPNATRKLLLSGVKRQLGENADMSHFEPSYNPWDERLCAVPDGDLFAAIRKGDASIVTDHIDHFTETGIKLKSGRELEADIIISATGLQLQMLGGMDLSIDGEPQQASSRMTYKGVLLEDVPNFGYVFGYINAPWTLKADLASEYMCRLLNHMDRKGYDVFIPHDDEGVKVEDESIMDELASGYVRRGAPNLPRQGRKLPWRVLHNFERDQRMLLKEPLEDGVLQFEAASADQPNQAAAA; this is translated from the coding sequence ATGAGTACCACCCACGTTGATGTGCTCGTCATCGGCGCCGGTCTGTCCGGTGTTGGCATGGCCTGCCATATCGCCCGGCAATGTTCCGGGCTGAGCTATGCATTGGTCGAGCGGCGCGAGCGCCTGGGCGGCACCTGGGACTTGTTCCGGTACCCAGGCATCCGTTCGGATTCCGACATGTTCAGCTTCGGGTACAAGTTCCGCCCCTGGCATGCGCTCAAGGTGTTGGCCGATGGCCCGTCCATTCGCCAGTACATCGGTGAGACTGCGCGGGAATATGGGGTGGATGATCACATCCACTACGGGCTGCAAACCCGTTCGGCCAACTGGGATAGTGCTGCGCGTCGCTGGACGGTGGAATCGGTGAACGAGGCCACCGGCGAGACGCAAACCTTCGTCTGCCGCGTGTTGTTGCCCTGCACCGGTTACTACAGCTACGACCAGGGTTACATGCCGGACTTCCCCGGCGCCGATCAGTTCAAGGGTGAGTTGTTCCACCCGCAGCACTGGCCCGAGGACCTGGACTACAGCGGCAAGCGGGTGGTGGTGATCGGCAGCGGTGCCACGTCGGTGACGCTGGTGCCGTCGATGGCCGGGAAGGCGGCGCATGTGACCATGCTGCAGCGCTCGCCCAGCTACATTTTCAGCGTGCCAGGGTTTGATGCGCTCTCCGAGCGTCTGGGCAAGCTACTGCCCGACTCGCTGGTCTATGGCATGGCGCGCAAGCGCAACATCGTGGTCCAGCGCTGGATGTACAAGGCGGCCAAGCGCTGGCCGAATGCCACGCGCAAGCTCCTGTTGTCGGGCGTCAAGCGTCAGCTGGGTGAGAACGCCGACATGTCGCACTTCGAGCCCAGCTATAACCCCTGGGACGAGCGCCTATGCGCCGTGCCGGATGGCGATTTGTTCGCGGCGATTCGCAAGGGCGATGCCTCCATCGTCACCGACCATATCGATCACTTCACCGAGACGGGCATCAAGCTGAAGTCCGGCCGCGAGCTGGAGGCCGACATCATCATCTCCGCCACCGGTCTGCAGCTGCAGATGCTCGGGGGCATGGATCTGAGCATCGACGGCGAGCCGCAACAGGCCAGCAGTCGCATGACCTACAAGGGCGTGCTGCTCGAGGATGTACCGAACTTCGGTTACGTGTTCGGCTACATCAACGCCCCATGGACGCTCAAGGCGGATCTGGCCTCGGAGTACATGTGCCGGCTGCTCAATCATATGGACCGCAAGGGCTATGACGTCTTCATCCCGCACGACGATGAGGGCGTGAAGGTCGAGGACGAATCCATCATGGACGAGTTGGCCTCCGGCTATGTGCGGCGCGGTGCGCCGAACCTGCCGCGTCAGGGCCGCAAGCTACCGTGGCGCGTCTTGCATAACTTCGAACGCGATCAGCGGATGTTGCTGAAGGAGCCGCTGGAAGACGGTGTGCTGCAGTTCGAGGCGGCGTCCGCGGACCAGCCCAACCAGGCTGCAGCGGCCTGA
- a CDS encoding tryptophan 2,3-dioxygenase, which produces MSENTYSSYLHLDTLLSAQDCATDADSELLFLTIHQAKELWFKLMIHELEGARRALYAGDELRAYKILSRVHQIQLVQIRTWDVLSTLSPTEFQVFRESVGRDGASGFQSIQNREIEFLLGEKRRIRSFDTGESVRQVDVIAMHKDPVVQERLTRRCAEPSIYDATLNLLAQRFPDAGIEPRPAQGRDYTDSMADDPRVFAVWKRIYDDQDAHMSLFQLGERLIDLEDAFRRWRFRHLTTVARVIGRSTGTGGSAGLRYLQQTAIEGMEDFLYPELWQVRNAIFEGQ; this is translated from the coding sequence ATGAGCGAGAACACCTACAGCAGTTACCTGCACCTGGACACGCTGCTGTCCGCGCAGGACTGCGCCACCGATGCCGACAGCGAGCTGCTGTTCCTGACCATTCACCAGGCCAAGGAACTGTGGTTCAAGTTGATGATCCACGAGCTGGAAGGGGCGCGACGGGCCCTATACGCCGGGGATGAGCTGCGCGCCTACAAGATTCTGTCGCGTGTGCACCAGATCCAGCTGGTCCAGATTCGTACCTGGGATGTCCTGTCCACACTGTCGCCAACCGAGTTTCAGGTCTTCCGCGAGAGCGTCGGGCGCGACGGGGCCTCGGGCTTCCAGTCCATCCAGAATCGTGAGATCGAATTCCTGCTTGGTGAGAAGCGCCGAATTCGCAGTTTTGATACCGGAGAGTCCGTGCGGCAGGTCGATGTCATCGCCATGCATAAGGACCCGGTCGTGCAGGAGCGGTTAACCCGTCGTTGCGCCGAACCCAGCATCTACGATGCGACACTCAATTTGCTGGCACAGCGCTTTCCGGACGCCGGCATCGAGCCGAGGCCGGCACAGGGGCGGGACTACACGGATTCCATGGCAGACGATCCCCGGGTCTTTGCGGTTTGGAAACGCATTTATGATGACCAGGACGCGCATATGTCGCTGTTTCAGCTGGGCGAGCGGCTGATCGATCTGGAGGATGCCTTCCGTCGCTGGCGCTTCCGGCATCTGACAACCGTGGCCCGGGTCATCGGTCGGTCCACCGGCACCGGTGGCTCGGCCGGCCTGCGTTATCTGCAGCAAACCGCCATCGAAGGCATGGAGGATTTTCTCTATCCGGAGCTTTGGCAGGTGCGCAATGCCATCTTTGAAGGCCAGTGA